GGGTTAGGCGCCTGGTTGAGTTACGGGCTAAAATCTTTTAACACAAATCTTCCCTCGCATATTGTGATTTCAGAACATCGCCCTTATAACGGCCCCCAATTGTGGGACGCCAACTTTTTGCCTGCGGTTAACAGCGGTGTGCGTGTCGTACCCGGCGATGAACCGATTCCCTTTCTCAAATCTCCCACTTCATATGAGCGACAACAACTGGAACTTTCATTGCTGACAAAAATGAATCAACGTCATTTAAAACACCGCCAGCACGATGCACAATTAGCGGGAAGAGTCGCCTCCTTTACTGCCGCTGCAGGTCTCCAACAACAGGCACCAGAGGCACTCGACTTATCGAAAGAAACGAAGGAAACGTTAAAACTTTATGGTGCGGAACGAGGAGACCAATCCAGTTATGCTTCACAATGTATCATGGCGCGTCGTCTGGTGGAGCGGGGAGTACGCTTTGTTGAAGTCATCGATGCCGTCGGTGCCTGCCGCGATAACTGGGACGCGGCACATCGCGATATCGCCTCGCATGAAAAGTATGCCCGTCGTGTGGATCAACCCATCGCCGCATTAATCAAAGACTTGAAACAACGTGGCTTACTGGAAGACACACTATTGGTTTTTTGTACCGAATTTGGACGTTCTCCCTGGGCTCAGGATGGGAAAGGCACCAAATCTCGCACGCATCACCCCAACGCTTTTTCCTGCTGGTTAGCTGGAGGCAGTGTGCGAGGAGGAGTCGTTTACGGAGAAACAGACGACATCGGCAACTATGTCGTAAAAGATATGGTCCACGTACATGATTTTCATGCGACCATCTTACACATCATGGGACTCGATCACGAAAAACTCACATACCGACACGCGGGCCGTGATTTCCGACTGACCGATGTGCATGGACATGTCGTGCAGGAAATCCTCAAAGCGTAGTCCCATTCGGTCCTAATGTTTCCTGGAGGGAATAAGTGCCCTTTGGCGAAGCCAGTCTTCGGCGCGACTTGGAAAAGTATCGACGTTAGAATTTTCAACTGGCCGCATCCCGTAACCGTGCCCTCCCGTTTCATAAATGTGTAGTTCAGCCCCCACACCGTTCTGCTTTAACGCGGTATAAAACTGGATGCTACTTAGCGGAGTGGCGCTATCGTTGTGAGCGTGCGCAAGAAATGTGGGTGGGGTCTTTTTCGAAACGGTGATCACTTCATTCAGCTTCCCCGTTTTTTCATCGAGCAGCCGCCAGGGATAAATCAACAAGCTAAAATCGGGGCGGCAAGAGACGTCATCGACCTTGTCTTGTGGTTTATAGGAGCGATCTTTAAACCGGGTCGTGACAAGCGACGCTGCCTGCCCCCCCGCAGAAAAGCCGATCACACCAATCTGATCGGGCTTGATGCCCCATTCTTTAGCGCGCTTGCGAACCAGGCTCAACGCCCGTTGTCCGTCTTGAAGTGGCCGCTCTGAAAAAGGAGGTAATTTCTGATTGGTCTGAGGAGTGGGTGTTTTTTGTTGTTTTGTGCGATAATGAACGACAAGTGCCGTAATACCTAATTGATTCAGCCATTCAGCCGCCTCGGAACCTTCTTTGTCCGTCACCACGTAACTATATCCGCCACCAGGAAAGATCAAAACCGCCGTTCCGTTTCGTTTTTCAGCAGGAGGTTGAAAGACATGTAACTGAGGCCGTGTAATATTCTTGACGCGCGTCGCTGGAGGATTTTCACTAGGGCGTCTGGGAAGTGGTCTGCCTGTCTCACGCGTTGTCTCGCCAGGAGCACGCCCCGGCCAGATGTCGATGATTGCATCTGGTTCACGTGCATTAGCAAAACTTAGTATGCTCAGCTGCATGCCAGAGATGAGAAACATGATCATCATGAACCGCTTCATGCCAGAATTTCCTTTATGATATTCGACGGTTCAACACCCGTCAGTTTGAAATCAAGACCCTGATGTCGATACGAAAAACGTTCATGATCGATACCAAGCAGGTGCAACACCGTGGCATGCAGGTCTCGAACATGAACCGGGTTTTCAGCAACGTTGTAACTGAAATCATCGGTGGTACCATAAGTCATGCCTGACTTGACACCCCCACCTGCCAGCCACATTGTGAAACAGCGGGGATGATGATCGCGGCCCCCTTCGGGACTGTTCCACTTACCCTGACCGGCCACTCCCCGACCGAATTCACCGCCCCAAACGACCAATGTATCATCCAACAACCCACGTTGTTTGAGATCTTTGACCAACGCCGCGCTGGCCTGATCCGTATCGCGACAACGAGCCACACACCATGACCCCAGACGGCTGTGATGATCCCAGTCCGGATGAAACAACTGCACGAACCGCACTCCGCGTTCGATCAGTCGTCGGGCCAGCACACAGTTGGCGGCATAGCTACCCGGACGACGCGAATCGGGTCCATAGAGCTCAAATGTGGATTCCGGTTCATCACTCAGATCATTTAACTCGGGAATACTGGACTGCATCCGCCAGGCCATCTCATACTGACGAATCCGCGTTTCAATTTCCGGGTCACCCGTTTCTTTGAGACGCATCTGATTCAATTCGGCAATACCATTCAACATTCCTCGTCTTATTTTGCGGGGGAGTCCATCCGGATCACGGAGATAAAGCACGGGCTCTTTCGAATTGCGAAGTTTGACTCCTTGATAGCGGGATGGCAAAAAACCGCTGCCCCAGTAATGATCGTAAAGTGGCTGATCGCTGGGACGCTTCATCTTGGAAATCAAAACCAGATAATCGGGCAGATTCCGATTCTCACTCCCCAGACCATAGCTGGTCCAGGCACCAATTGATGGTCGGCCTGCGAGTTGATGCCCTGTGAGGAATTTCGTCATTGCGGGGGCATGGTTAATCTGATCGGTCACCATCGATTTAATAAAACAGAGTTCGTCGGCCACCTCTCCATGGTAAGGCAGCCACTCTCCGAGTGTCGCACCACTTTCTCCATAACGCTTGAACTTGGTACGCGAAGGCATAATCAATTGTTTTTGATTCGCTGTCATTGTTGTGAGTCGTTGTCCGCGTCGCACACTCTCAGGAAGCTCCTTGCCGGCCCACTTCATCAGTCCCGGTTTATGGTCGAACAGTTCTATCTGTGAAGGACCACCTGATTGCGTGAGAAAAATCACGTTCTTGGCGCGGGGAGGTTTATGGGGCAAATCCGCCAGGCCGAGAGCCGTCTTTTGATCCGCGTGTAGAGATTTTGACTGTTCTAATAGACCCAGAGCCATGGCTCCCAAACTCACTCCGGCACCGCGTCCCAAAAAATAACGGCGGGAAACATCCATTGCCTGTTTTATGATTTGATCATTCATGGGTAATTGCCTCATCCAGATTAAAGACCATACTCGCAATGACCATATATGCGGCAAGCTCGCCAGGATCAACTTTGCTTTTATTTGGCGGTTGCCCCACATCCAATAGTTTGAATGCATCCTGTGGTTGACTTCGATAATGTTTGTGTGACATTTGAAATTCTCGCTCCAAAACAGCTTGTTCTCGCTTGTCCAAAGGTCGGGACAAAATGCGACGAGCGATCAAATCAAGCCGGTTTGAAATGGTCGTCTCTTTTGCCATCGCAGTCCGGGCCAACTCGCGTGAGGATTCCAAGACACTCAAATCATTCAGTAATGTCAGAGCCTGCAAGGGGGTATTTGTTCTTCGTGGACGCACTTCACACACACGACGTTGTGCACTATCAAACAAAAATGTTGGTGCACTCGATCGTCGCCAGAACGCATACAAGCTGCGCCGATATTGAGTGGCTCCTTGGCTGGGTTCATAACGATAGCGTCCCATAAACATTTCCGCCCAAACTCCTTCAGGTTGATAAGGCATGACGGGTGGGCCTCCCAACACCGGATTCAATAATCCGCTGGCTCGTAGCGCCGCATCGTGAATCATCCAACTTGGGAGACGAAACCGGGGTCCGCGCGCCAGCAGTCGATTCTCCGGATCGCGGGCTAATAATGCGGGGGAAACGTTGCTGCTTTGTTGATAGGTCTGACTGGTCACGATCAGACGCAGGATATGCTGTAAATCCCAATCGTGTTCCATCAACTCTACCGCTAACCAGTCAATCACTTCAGGATGAGTAGGCCGTTCTCCCTGTAAGCCAAAATCTCCCGGCGTCCGCACGAGTCCCATACCAAAACACATCTGCCATAAATGATTGGCAACCACCCGCGCTGTTAATGGGTTCTCACGGGAGACTAACCAACGCGCGAGATCAAGCCGATCCTTTGTTTTTTCTTTCGGTAGCGGAAAAATGGTTTTTGGTACCGAGCGAACCACTTCTTTTCCATGTTTATCCCAGACGCCCCGTTCCAGGATAAATGTTTTGCGCGGTTCCTTTCTCTCTGCTAAAACCATTACATTCAGGTCACCCGCCGCTTTTTTCACCTTGGAGAGTTGCGCATTCGCGCGATCCAGGTTTGCTTTCCTCTTCTGATATGCTGCGTGATCAACGAGAAACTGATTCAACAGTCTCTTTCTCAACTTCGCATCAATTTTTGAATCCTGACCCGACTTGACTGCTGCCAATTCTTCTAGGGGCATCGGATCCAGCGACCGCACTGCCTGACCAGGCTGATCCGTCAGCATCACACGAAATCTCCCAATGTTCGCGTTACCGACTGTCGAACGATGTAACATCACGAAGATCAACTCTTCCTGATCGTCCAGTACCAACGGTTCCTTTAATGCAAAAACGGCCATATGTCGCTGCTTCGGATCATGCGATTCCGTCGTCCAACCATTACGGGGATCATCATCCAGCGTGTCTTTGATTTTTCCGTACTTACGGCCTTTGGCATTCTTCTCAACATCGGCAACAGCGCTGGCGATTTCAATATCGCGTAACTGAGAACTCCCCTGACGACGCACCTGAAGCTTGACATCAGTCAAAATAAATTCACCATTTGCACCACGGGTTAATTTTCCATCCGTGTGCGAAGCATGCGGAAAGACTTCCAGCCGCAAGCCCGTGACACGTGGTAAATTCGTGGAAGCAATTAAGCGATAATCATCCTGTCTTGGATTCGGCCCACTGGTTTGAACCGTGCCATTCGCTTCTTGCGTGAGAACTGTTCCTTCGATTGAGTTCAACGATCTGGTTTGAGGCAGATGCCAAGACTGAAACCCTTGCTGTACTAAATCGGTTTGTTTAACCAACCACGGTTCAAACTCTCGTTCTGCCTGTTTTCGAGCAGCAGCTTCCAATGGTCTTCGTTCATCTACCACCTGCAGCGCTTCTTGAATCGCTTGCTTGCCGAACGGCGATTTAAATTTGAGATAAGGCTTCGCCCGCGTGCCTGCTTTGCCATCCTCATCAATACTGTTGAAGAACGCAAACAGACTGTAATAGTCAGCTTGTGAAATCGGATCAAACTTGTGAGAGTGACATTGGCAGCAACCGAGTGTCAATCCCAGCCAGACTGTTCCTGTGGTATTGACCCGATCAATCACATAATCGATTCGCGATTCCTCCGGATCGCGGCCCCCTTCACCATTAGTCATATGGTTGCGATGAAAACAGGTAGCCAACTTCTGTTCCGGCGTGGCATTCGGTAATAAATCGCCTGCAAATTGCTCGATCGTGAATTGATCGAACGGTTTATTTTCATTGAACGATTCCACAACCCAGTCCCGCCACGGCCAGTTGGTACGCGTGGCATCGCCCTGAAAGCCATCAGTGTCAGAATAACGCGCGAGATCAAGCCACCACATTGCCATCCGCTCGCCATAATGTTTTGATTTCAGCAAACGGTTTACGAGCTTCAGGTAGGCATTTTTAGATTCATCATTGACGAAAGACTCTACCTCTTCGGAAGTCGGAGGCAATCCGGTCAGGTCAAAAGAAAGCCGCCGAATGAGTGTTCGTTTTGATGCCAGTTGTGAAAGCTTTAAACCCTCCTCGGCCAGTTTACGTTGGACGAACTCATCAATCGGATTGAGTTCCTGATTTACCAACTCTGTTTTCAACGGTTTCTCAAATGCCCAATGCCTGCCCCACTCTGCTCCCTCGGCGATCCATTTTTTAAGCGTCGCAATTTGTTTCTTTGTTAACTTTTTCCGATGAGAGTCGGGGGGTGGCATTAAGAGATCAGGATCACTGGTTGTAATCCTGGCAAATAATTCACTCGCCTCTGGTTTTCCTGGAACGATGGCAGTCGTTCCATCACGATCCTGAGTCGCCTCTTCCTGTTGATCAAGACGCAAGTCCGCTTCTCGATGAGTGGGGTCAGGACCATGACAATGAAAACAGCGGTCGGACAGAATCGGAAGAATATCACGACTGAAGTTCACTTCACCCGCCAGGCAGATCTTATCAAAAGTCAATAAGACGAAAACGATTATTAATGGTTTGAAAAGACTGGCAATTGGTTTCAAAACAGAAGGATATCCAAGTGAAGAAATCATGAGGCAGGCAAAGTCATACACGCAGTAATTTCATGTTACTTAGGGGGTTACCTCAGGTCCAGAGTAACCACTAAAAGTCGCCTCCAGGGAGTAGACTGGATTCACATCATATTGCAATGACAGAGTAATGCTCTCCTATACGAGCCTGACCTAATAGGAAGTTTCAATAGATAACAATAGATCTACTTTGGTAGCTTTTTGTTTATTATCAAGAATATCTGAAAATAAGTTGACCACTCCTCTTAACCTTATATAATTAAATAATTATTACTAATATATATTAACAATTGATTGTATATTAATTACGTTGTGTGTGAATTACTAGAAAAAGACTTATTTTTTAGGATTAATCAAAGTTCTCCGGATCATAATTTTTTATTTTATAATCTTAAGTAAATTAGACGCTCATAGTTCCCGTTTTCCAAATATTTCATAAGTTTTTTAAAGGAAATGAACAATGGACCATTTAGTGAGAAGAAAGGCGTTTACGTTAATTGAATTATTGGTCGTGATTGCCATCATCGCAATTCTCATCGCTCTACTCTTACCGGCGGTACAACAAGCCCGTGAAGCGGCTCGGCGGTCACAGTGCAAAAACAATATGAAACAACTCGGTCTTGCTTTCCACAACTACCATGACAATTTTAATATGCTCCCAACAGGGTATTTCCATAGCTATGGATACATCAGTGGGTGGGTACCACGCATTTTCCCATATATTGAAGAGGCAGCTCGTTACAATGCGATAGATAATTTAGGTGAATTGACTAGAGTTCAGCCTTACCGCTTTACAACTCCACCGCACAATGGTGACATCAATCTCTATACCGATCCCATCACTGTATTGATATGCCCTTCGTCAGAAATTGGAGAGCGTGCAGGAGACTATACAACAGGATGGGGTGGCAATCCCGGAAATGATGCTTCCTTGCACTACCGAGGAAATGCAGGATCAGTGGATGTCGGATTAGTCAATGGAACTAATTCCAGTCGGCATTATGTCACATCTGGCGTCCTCTATCCCCGTCACAAAACTCGCTTCAGAGATATAACCGATGGCACAACCAATACTTTTTTGCTAGGTGAATTATCAAGTTACATTGGATGGAGCGGCGCAAAAGGTGGCTGGGACGATATTGCTCCCTGGACATGGGCTTCATATGCTTACGGAAGCCCTGCAGGTAACGATGGTTATTTAATGTTGGATACAAAGGCGGTTCAATATCCAATTGGATCAGGTAATCATTCACAATATGGAGTTGGATGGCGCAGCCAACACGTAGGAGGTGCTCACATGCTTCTCTGTGATGGAAGTGTACGATTCCTGTCAGCAAGTTTGAACCTGGACCTTCTTAAAGCGATTGCAACGCGGTCAACTGGTGAAGTCCTCGGAGAGTTTTAATTTAAACTCTTTGAAATCATGATCTCTTTACCTAATTTTCTTCTCAGAAATCTTTTGCAGAATGATGTAATGAATAAGCTAAAATTACAATTTGTAGTCTGTTTTGTCTTATTGACTCTTTCCGCTTTCACTGGTTGTTCAGGAAATTCAGATGAATTACCTACAGGAAAAGTGTATGGAAAAGTGACCTACAAGGGAAAACCGCTGCCATTAGGCTCAGTTACTTTCATACCTGACGGAATGGGAAAAGCAGCTTCTGGAGAGATTCAAGAAGATGGGTCCTATGTGCTCACAACTTATTCCAAGGGTGATGGTGCGATCATAGGAAATCACAAAGTGATGATCATTTCTGAGCGTGACACATCTAATCTTCCAGCAGAATCTGCTGCTGCAAACGAAGACTTATCTCTCATTCCTGAAAAGTATAGTATGAGCCCCAAGACTTCTGGGCTGACTGCGATTGTCAAAGAGGACGGAAATGAAATCAATTTTGACTTAAAATAACAGAATAAAATAGATATTTGTTTGATCTTTAGCCCAGGTAGTCACTCTGCCTGGGCTACTTTTTTCTTCTTTAAGTCTACATTGATCGATTCTTTTTCTAAATGTCTCCTAGGAACACCTCAGGCAAAAAACAAAAAACAGAGCTTTTATCTAGCCTCAAATTGTCTACTGGCAACTCCCAATTCGCATTAATGTGTGCCGCTGGATATAATTGAATTGTGGATTTCTGTTTGCAAAACTCCTCCATTTGGGACATCAGCCTCTAACGATTCGCAATCGATTGTGTCTCCTGAAGTGGTATACGATTAAAAGCACCGCTAAAACAAAGAACCTCAATGAGTACGAATTCGCATTCCAGTCGTAAACAATTCGAACAATACAAAACAGAATTTCATGAAGAACATGCTCCCCAACAGGGCAAAAAATCTTCAAAACGAGAACGTTCTTCATGGGAACTGGTACGCAGCTTCTTCGATCTACTCAAATTGCATCGCTGGTCCGTCATTCTCTCATTGGTCACCTTGACCATCGCCACACTCCTGGCACTTATTCCTCCTGCTGCAACGAAATTTGTCGTCGATTATGTTCTGGATAAAAACCCACTCCCTCCGATGACGCCTCAGTGGATTCCTCATGACCCCTGGCCACTATTGGTCTTTATCACGATTAGCGTCATATTGATTTCAATGATTCGTATCGGATTGCAAATCTGGGGGCGCTGGCACGCGACTCGCGTAACCAAACTCATTCAAATGAAAGTAAGAAAAGACGTATTTGCACAAGCAGTTCGTCTCCCCTTGCATCGTATTCAGGAATTAAAATCAGGTGGGGCGGCCAGTATCCTGCGTGAAGATGCCGGCAGTGTAGGTGAACTGGTTTTTGGGATGCTCTATAACCCCTGGCGTGCCATCATCCAATTATTGGGGAGCTTAATCATTCTGGCGTGGGTAGACTGGCGATTACTCCTGGGGGCACTGTTTCTGGTCCCCATGGTTTACCTGACGCATCGTACGTGGATCAGTCGAATTCGACCACAGCATCGCAAAATCAGGGCGCAACGCGTCAACGTCGATGGTTTGGCAACAGAATCATTTGGTGGTATGAGAGTCGTCCGCGCCTTTGGCAGACAGCGTTCAGAAACAAGCCGCATTTTACGCGGGAACCATTTGATGGGACGCCAGGAATTGTACGCCTGGTGGTGGTCGCGACTCATTGAAATCGTGTGGGAAACCGTGATCCCTGTCGCGTCGGCGTGCCTGCTTTTATATGGTGGCTGGCAGGTACTGCAAGGACAACTCACCTTAGGTGACCTGGTGATGTTTCTTGCCTATTTATTAATGTTACTGGGTCCCTTAGCGGTACTCGCTCAAAGCGCAGCTCAGTTCCAAAATAGTCTCTCCGGTTTTGACCGCGTGCTCGATCTATTAGCAGAACCCCGTGAAATGGAATCATCCACCGCGCGAACGATTGGCAAATCAGAGATTTCCGGACGGATCACGTTTGAAAATGTCAGTTTCCAATATCCCAGCTCAGAACAATTTGCGTTGCAGGATATCTCTATCGAAGTTGAACCGGGTGAAACCATTGCGCTCGTCGGTCCCAGTGGAGCCGGCAAAACCACGTTCTGCAATCTTGTCGCACGCTTCTATGATCCAACCACAGGACGTGTATTACTCGATAGTTCCGATTTAACAGAGCTTGATGTCGAAAGCTATCGTAATCACATTGGCGTCGTGGAACAGGATGTCTTTCTCTTTGATGGAACGGTGGCTGATAACATCGGCTACGGAGACCGCCACACCATTGACGAGGAAATACTACACGCTGCAGAAATTTCCAACGCGCATGAATTTATCAAAGACCTTCCCAACGGCTACCACACATTAATTGGTGAACGCGGCGTCAAGCTAAGTGGAGGACAAAGACAACGGCTGGCCATTGCCCGTGCGATTCTGGCAGATCCACGTATTTTAATTTTTGATGAAGCGACGAGTAATCTCGACACAGAAAGTGAACGATTAATCCAGGCGAGTCTGACTTCATTAATGCAGGATCGTACCTGTTTTGTAATTGCACACAGACTCAGCACAATTACGCATGCGGACCGCATCGTTCTATTTGAAGCAGGACGTATTACGGAAATTGGCACTCATGATGATCTTATGGAAGCAGACGGAAAATATCGCGAGATGGTTCTGCTACAAACCAGCCCCGCTGAAGTCAGCTAAGATGAGAGCACATGCATGTTGTGTGCACATTCGTCTTGCCTGATCACATTCGCTGTTTGATTTTGCAAATTGAAATGCCTATTTCGCATGTCTATAATTTGATATGTCAACAGATGATTGATCTCTATTTCAGAAATTCAACTTTGTTAAAACTACTGGGTGTTCCCCCAAGGAAACAGTGTAATGAAATTATTGCATCATGGTCGGTATGCTTTGTTATTGAAGTTCAGTCTCGCTTTGGGTATTTCAATCAGCGCAACTCAATATAAAATCGACCAGCAAGGGGTTGCTTACGCTGGAGAAACGAAACAGCCACCAGCCAAAAAGTCTAACAAGGTGCTGTTAGGCACGGATGATCTGACATCCGGTATTCCAGGGAAAGGCCCGTTAACTGTCAAAGAAATTAAGGAATGGTTGAGTCAACCAGAAAATCATGAAATTCTGGAAGTAAGTTTGCCACTCGGCCTCAGTGCGGGAACCGCACAAATTGTAGGCCTCAAAGAAAATCCGCTCACCAGAGCAAAAATAGAACTGGGCAGACAACTTTATTTCGATACTCGGCTCTCCGCAGACAATACCGTTAGTTGTGCCAGTTGCCATCATCCAGACGAAGGATACGGGCGTCGAACTCAATTCGGTGTCGGTATTAAAGGATTGCAAGGGGGACGTAACTCTCCTGTCAGCTACAACCGCATTCTCAGTGGTGCACAATTCTGGGATGGTCGTGCCGCTTCATTGGAAGAACAGGCAGTCGGCCCCATCGCCAATCCGATAGAAATGGGAAATACGCACGAAAATGCTGTAAAAACAGTCAAAGAGATTCCTGGCTACCAGATACAGTTCGACAAAATTTTCAAAGAGGGAGTGACGATTGACAATATCGGCAAAGCCATCGCTTCCTTCGAGCGAACCCTGGTCACAGGCCCGTCACCCTTTGATTTTCAGGAACAACTGCGTCCGTTCCTGAAAATGGACAAAGAAGATCTTGAGGATCTGGAAGAGGAATACAAGGCTACTTTAGCATTAACCAAAGCAAACCCGATGTCAAAAAGTGCTTTGCGGGGACGTACGTTATTTTTTAGTGAAAAGGTAAACTGTGCTGCCTGCCATTTAGGACCGAATCTGGCAGACGAAAAATATCATAACCTCGGCGTGGGAATGACAGTCAAGAATCCTGATTTGGGGCGTTATGTTGTTACCAAACAGGAAAAAGATAAAGGTGCTTTCAAAACGCCCACCATTCGTAATGTGGCTCTAAGCGCTCCCTATATGCACGATGGAGCTTTTGAAACTCTGGAGGAAGTTGTTGAGCACTACAACAAGGGAGGCCACCCGAACCCTTATCTCAGCGACAAAGTCAAAAAACTGAACCTCTCAGATCAGGATAAAAAAGATCTGGTCGAGTTTATGAAGGCCTGTACTGGTGCGTTCCCCAAAGTAGAATCCGGACGGTTACCTCAATAAAGAAATAGTATTCTCATTAAAAAACAGCCTGGTTTTAAATACCGGGCTGTTTTTGTTTCCAGTATGAAATGTCGTGCTGTATTCTATAGATATAAATAAAACAAGAATCGTATCATTCATCAAAGGCTGAGCGTGTCAAACCCCAATCCGACGAGACCGGGTTCACCTGTCTGGAAATCTCTGGAAACATGGATCGCCCTGTTTACGATCATCATGATCGCCATCCATCTGGTGTTGCGCTATGGGCTGATTAGCGCTGAAACTACACAGAACATACCGCTCTGGTTAGTCCTCAGCCTGGGCGGCACACCTCTGGTTTGGGGACTGTTGGTCAAAATGATCCATCGTGAGTTTGGTTCGGATCTACTGGCGGGAATTTCCATTGTTGTCTCTGTTTTATTGCATGAGTATCTCGCAGGCTCTCTGGTTGTATTGATGCTTTCCGGGGGAGAAGCATTAGAAGCCTATGCCGTTCGTAGTGCTTCCTCTGTGCTGCAAGCATTAAGTAAAAGGATGCCCTCGATTGCTCATCTCAAAGTCGATTCGAAGGTTGATGATGTTCCCTTGGAACAAATCGCCGTCGAGGACACGTTAGTGATTTTTCCACACGAAATTTGTCCCATTGATGGAGTGGTACTCGAAGGTCATGGCGTGATGGACGAATCCTATCTTACGGGTGAGCCCTATATGATGTCCAAGACTCCGGGATCTCAGGTGCTTTCCGGTGCCATTAATGGTGAATCCGCACTGACGATTCGCGCGGAAAAACGGGCCGTGGATTCCCGTTATGCAAAAATCATGCAGGTGATGCAAACATCGGAACAGCATCGCCCCCGCATGAGGCGAATGGCTGATAAACTTGGTGCGTGGTACACACCACTTGCCGTTTTGATTGGACTGGTGGCCTGGTTCCTTTCTGGTGATCCCGTGCGATTCTTGGCAGTGATGGTAGTTGCCACCCCCTGCCCGCTGCTAATTGCAATTCCGGTTGCCATCATCGGTTCGATTTCTCTTGCAGCCCGCAGAGCAATCATTGTTCGTGATCCTACCGCGTTGGAAACTGCCGACACTTGCCGTACGATTATTTTTGATAAAACAGGTACATTGACCTATGGTAAGCCGGTACTGACGGAACAGTTATGTGCAACCGGATTCGAACCAGACGAAGTCCTTTCCCTCGTAGGTAGTCTGGAACGATTTTCCAAGCATCCATTGGCGGTCGCCATTATGACTGCGATGCAGGAAGCCAAAACCGTGATTCATGATGCCACTGAGATTAGCGAACCACCGGGAGAAGGCTTACAGGGAACGGTCGCCGGACAGACGATCCAGATTACAAGTCGCAAGAAACTTCTCAAACAACAACCCGATCTTGCAGATCAATTACCACCCCAAGCAGGAGGTCTGGAATGTGTGATCCTGATCAACGACCAATATGCTGGTATCTATCGTTTTCGCGATACACCTCGTACCGATGGACTCTCCTTTATTAATCATCTCTCACCACAACATCAAATCCATCGAACCATGCTGGTCTCCGGGGA
The Gimesia aquarii DNA segment above includes these coding regions:
- a CDS encoding heavy metal translocating P-type ATPase, with the translated sequence MIAIHLVLRYGLISAETTQNIPLWLVLSLGGTPLVWGLLVKMIHREFGSDLLAGISIVVSVLLHEYLAGSLVVLMLSGGEALEAYAVRSASSVLQALSKRMPSIAHLKVDSKVDDVPLEQIAVEDTLVIFPHEICPIDGVVLEGHGVMDESYLTGEPYMMSKTPGSQVLSGAINGESALTIRAEKRAVDSRYAKIMQVMQTSEQHRPRMRRMADKLGAWYTPLAVLIGLVAWFLSGDPVRFLAVMVVATPCPLLIAIPVAIIGSISLAARRAIIVRDPTALETADTCRTIIFDKTGTLTYGKPVLTEQLCATGFEPDEVLSLVGSLERFSKHPLAVAIMTAMQEAKTVIHDATEISEPPGEGLQGTVAGQTIQITSRKKLLKQQPDLADQLPPQAGGLECVILINDQYAGIYRFRDTPRTDGLSFINHLSPQHQIHRTMLVSGDRESEVRYLADQVGIENVFFSQSPEQKLEIVNTETKDTNTIFVGDGINDAPALMAATVGVAFGQNSDVTTEAADVIVMDSSLQKIDEFLHISRRMRRIALQSALGGMGLSILGMLLASAGYLPPVAGAISQEVIDVLAVLNALRVALPPKALIDFKV
- a CDS encoding ABC transporter ATP-binding protein → MSTNSHSSRKQFEQYKTEFHEEHAPQQGKKSSKRERSSWELVRSFFDLLKLHRWSVILSLVTLTIATLLALIPPAATKFVVDYVLDKNPLPPMTPQWIPHDPWPLLVFITISVILISMIRIGLQIWGRWHATRVTKLIQMKVRKDVFAQAVRLPLHRIQELKSGGAASILREDAGSVGELVFGMLYNPWRAIIQLLGSLIILAWVDWRLLLGALFLVPMVYLTHRTWISRIRPQHRKIRAQRVNVDGLATESFGGMRVVRAFGRQRSETSRILRGNHLMGRQELYAWWWSRLIEIVWETVIPVASACLLLYGGWQVLQGQLTLGDLVMFLAYLLMLLGPLAVLAQSAAQFQNSLSGFDRVLDLLAEPREMESSTARTIGKSEISGRITFENVSFQYPSSEQFALQDISIEVEPGETIALVGPSGAGKTTFCNLVARFYDPTTGRVLLDSSDLTELDVESYRNHIGVVEQDVFLFDGTVADNIGYGDRHTIDEEILHAAEISNAHEFIKDLPNGYHTLIGERGVKLSGGQRQRLAIARAILADPRILIFDEATSNLDTESERLIQASLTSLMQDRTCFVIAHRLSTITHADRIVLFEAGRITEIGTHDDLMEADGKYREMVLLQTSPAEVS
- a CDS encoding DUF1559 domain-containing protein, translating into MDHLVRRKAFTLIELLVVIAIIAILIALLLPAVQQAREAARRSQCKNNMKQLGLAFHNYHDNFNMLPTGYFHSYGYISGWVPRIFPYIEEAARYNAIDNLGELTRVQPYRFTTPPHNGDINLYTDPITVLICPSSEIGERAGDYTTGWGGNPGNDASLHYRGNAGSVDVGLVNGTNSSRHYVTSGVLYPRHKTRFRDITDGTTNTFLLGELSSYIGWSGAKGGWDDIAPWTWASYAYGSPAGNDGYLMLDTKAVQYPIGSGNHSQYGVGWRSQHVGGAHMLLCDGSVRFLSASLNLDLLKAIATRSTGEVLGEF
- a CDS encoding cytochrome-c peroxidase; the protein is MKLLHHGRYALLLKFSLALGISISATQYKIDQQGVAYAGETKQPPAKKSNKVLLGTDDLTSGIPGKGPLTVKEIKEWLSQPENHEILEVSLPLGLSAGTAQIVGLKENPLTRAKIELGRQLYFDTRLSADNTVSCASCHHPDEGYGRRTQFGVGIKGLQGGRNSPVSYNRILSGAQFWDGRAASLEEQAVGPIANPIEMGNTHENAVKTVKEIPGYQIQFDKIFKEGVTIDNIGKAIASFERTLVTGPSPFDFQEQLRPFLKMDKEDLEDLEEEYKATLALTKANPMSKSALRGRTLFFSEKVNCAACHLGPNLADEKYHNLGVGMTVKNPDLGRYVVTKQEKDKGAFKTPTIRNVALSAPYMHDGAFETLEEVVEHYNKGGHPNPYLSDKVKKLNLSDQDKKDLVEFMKACTGAFPKVESGRLPQ